A genome region from Blautia coccoides includes the following:
- a CDS encoding glutathione ABC transporter substrate-binding protein, with protein MKRRMCSMILTGILVLALSACGGDSGSKKEQNGEQGQNQEQNQGDKTEQSDSQTAQVADELIVLTGSDASTFDPHFCTDSATEIFNKNIFNNLVRFNEEMEIEPDLAKEWSVSEDQLTWTFKLEEGVKFHDGTDFNAEAVKTSFERVLDESLGSPRRSVLAAITKIEAVDEYTVNISTDVPCGALLQQLCHPVAAVISPKSLEDYGEDISTHPVGTGAFKFVEWKTGEELVLERNTDYFKGAPAVEKVYFRVVPEDATRALLLQSGQADVALRLPVTETDRLESDPNVTIQKGDTVMTMYVALNNSKGVLKDEKVRQAMNYAVDKDVIVNDILGGMATVSDSPISPYTWGYNSSMKYACDVEKAKELLTEAGYPDGIELELWTPVGCYLMDTQVCENLQAQWEKAGIHVNIRQWEFQALMSEVKNGGFDMVLLGWSPSTGDADQGLYPVFHSSQFPPNSNRAFYNNPDVDALLDQAKTEVDETARREMYAKAEKTIMEDAAWTFLYYPKQALSYRSNISGIEMLPTEHIMLEKVTKQ; from the coding sequence ATGAAGAGAAGAATGTGTTCCATGATTTTAACCGGGATATTGGTATTGGCATTATCAGCCTGCGGAGGCGATTCCGGGAGTAAGAAAGAGCAGAACGGGGAACAGGGCCAGAACCAGGAACAAAACCAGGGGGATAAAACAGAACAGTCTGACAGCCAGACTGCCCAGGTGGCAGACGAGCTTATTGTGCTGACAGGAAGTGACGCGTCTACCTTTGATCCGCACTTCTGTACGGATTCCGCGACAGAGATTTTTAACAAAAATATTTTCAACAACCTGGTGCGTTTCAATGAAGAAATGGAGATAGAGCCGGATCTGGCAAAGGAATGGTCTGTCTCGGAGGACCAGCTCACTTGGACCTTTAAGCTGGAGGAAGGTGTAAAATTTCATGACGGCACAGATTTTAACGCAGAGGCTGTGAAGACATCCTTTGAAAGAGTGCTGGACGAAAGCCTGGGTTCTCCCAGAAGGTCTGTCCTGGCGGCTATTACCAAGATAGAGGCCGTGGATGAATATACAGTGAACATATCCACAGACGTGCCGTGCGGTGCTTTGCTGCAGCAGTTATGCCATCCGGTAGCGGCAGTGATCAGTCCAAAGTCCCTGGAGGACTACGGGGAAGATATCTCCACACACCCGGTGGGGACAGGCGCATTTAAGTTCGTGGAATGGAAAACAGGAGAAGAGCTTGTTCTTGAGAGAAACACAGATTATTTTAAAGGCGCGCCGGCTGTGGAAAAGGTGTATTTCAGAGTTGTCCCCGAGGATGCAACCAGAGCGCTTCTGCTCCAGTCAGGACAGGCAGATGTGGCTCTGAGGCTCCCTGTGACAGAGACGGACAGACTGGAAAGTGACCCCAATGTGACGATCCAGAAGGGGGATACGGTCATGACCATGTATGTTGCCCTGAACAACAGCAAAGGCGTGCTAAAGGACGAGAAGGTACGTCAGGCTATGAACTATGCGGTGGACAAAGATGTGATCGTCAATGATATCCTCGGGGGCATGGCCACGGTTTCAGACTCACCGATCTCCCCGTATACCTGGGGATACAACTCCAGCATGAAGTATGCGTGTGATGTGGAAAAGGCAAAAGAACTTCTGACAGAAGCGGGATATCCCGACGGCATAGAGCTTGAATTGTGGACTCCTGTGGGCTGCTATCTCATGGATACACAGGTGTGTGAGAACCTGCAGGCACAGTGGGAGAAAGCAGGGATCCATGTGAATATCCGGCAGTGGGAATTCCAGGCACTGATGTCAGAGGTGAAAAACGGAGGATTTGACATGGTCCTGCTCGGATGGAGCCCATCCACCGGAGATGCGGACCAGGGATTATATCCTGTATTCCATTCCTCCCAGTTCCCGCCTAATTCCAACAGGGCATTCTATAATAATCCGGATGTAGATGCGCTGCTTGACCAGGCAAAGACAGAGGTGGATGAAACTGCCCGCAGGGAAATGTACGCAAAGGCGGAAAAGACCATCATGGAAGATGCAGCCTGGACCTTCTTGTATTATCCGAAGCAGGCATTATCCTACCGCAGCAATATTTCAGGTATTGAGATGCTGCCGACAGAACACATTATGCTGGAAAAAGTCACTAAGCAGTAG
- a CDS encoding ABC transporter permease, whose amino-acid sequence MKNKYYMKLTGKYLLRMVTLLIAVSIISFLLVSMSPVDPVQQYVGAVPNVSMEQRAKIAEYWGLNDPPVERFFAWAKSVLHGDFGVSLIYRRPVLDIIKEKFVTSLALMAAAWLFSGIIGFTVGCVMGAFHGKGPDKVLKKVCLIMCSIPTFWIGIVFLMIFSVKLGWFPMGMSVPKGVPTDQVTVLQRIHHLILPALTLSFLSFANVALHTREKLVDVLESEYVLFAKARGESGWSILKRHGLRNIMLPAVTMQFGSFSELFGGSVLAETVFSYPGLGAAASAAGMGSDVPLLLGITLFSALFVFVGNMLANIIYGVVDPQIREGYINE is encoded by the coding sequence ATGAAAAATAAATATTATATGAAATTGACAGGGAAATATCTGCTCCGCATGGTGACACTTCTCATAGCAGTCAGCATCATCAGCTTTCTTCTGGTCAGTATGTCTCCGGTTGACCCGGTGCAGCAGTATGTGGGAGCAGTGCCAAATGTGAGCATGGAACAGAGGGCAAAGATAGCGGAATACTGGGGGTTAAATGACCCGCCTGTGGAACGCTTCTTTGCATGGGCAAAGTCGGTGCTGCATGGAGACTTTGGAGTGTCTCTGATCTACCGAAGGCCGGTGCTGGATATCATCAAAGAAAAGTTTGTCACTTCTCTGGCTCTCATGGCGGCTGCCTGGCTGTTTTCGGGGATCATTGGATTTACCGTGGGCTGTGTGATGGGAGCATTTCACGGGAAAGGACCGGATAAAGTCCTGAAAAAGGTCTGTCTGATCATGTGTTCCATCCCGACTTTCTGGATCGGCATTGTGTTTCTTATGATTTTTTCCGTGAAGCTGGGATGGTTTCCCATGGGAATGAGCGTGCCGAAAGGCGTTCCCACGGACCAGGTGACCGTACTGCAGAGGATCCACCACCTGATCCTGCCGGCTCTGACCTTGAGTTTTCTGTCTTTTGCCAATGTGGCGCTTCACACAAGGGAAAAATTAGTGGATGTGCTGGAAAGTGAGTATGTTCTTTTTGCAAAAGCCAGAGGAGAATCCGGGTGGAGTATTTTAAAAAGGCATGGTCTGCGAAATATTATGCTGCCGGCTGTGACTATGCAGTTTGGTTCCTTCAGTGAATTGTTCGGAGGCTCTGTGCTGGCGGAAACGGTGTTTTCCTATCCGGGTTTAGGTGCCGCGGCTTCTGCGGCGGGTATGGGGTCTGACGTGCCCTTGCTTTTAGGGATCACCCTGTTTTCGGCACTCTTTGTCTTTGTGGGAAATATGCTGGCAAATATAATATACGGGGTTGTGGACCCGCAGATAAGGGAGGGATACATAAATGAGTGA
- a CDS encoding ABC transporter permease — protein sequence MSTFRKILRNPSAAAGLCILLLLIVVSIAGPFLVQSPYEQNTAIKLMPPSSEHWFGTDDFGRDVFSRIVTGAHYSLLAGFISVILGLTGGLLLGAFAGFYGGLLDQILMTVCDILLAFPSVLLAMAIVMVMQPGIYTPMVAVGISSIPVFARLVRAQFMSLRESCFVEAVRSAGAGDLRIIFRHLLPNSIGPIIIQATLRIGSSILLAATLSFLGLGAQPPTPEWGAMLSAARNYVWTASYLALIPGLAITITVVAVNLIGDALRDYLDPRTRNM from the coding sequence GTGAGTACATTTCGTAAAATATTGAGAAACCCCAGCGCGGCTGCGGGGCTTTGTATTCTTCTGCTCCTGATCGTTGTGAGTATAGCAGGGCCTTTTCTGGTACAGTCCCCCTATGAACAGAATACAGCCATCAAACTAATGCCGCCTTCTTCGGAACACTGGTTCGGCACAGATGACTTTGGGCGTGATGTGTTCAGCAGGATTGTCACAGGGGCGCATTATTCTCTTCTGGCAGGTTTTATATCCGTGATCCTGGGCCTCACAGGAGGACTTTTGCTGGGGGCTTTTGCCGGATTTTACGGCGGACTTTTAGATCAGATCCTCATGACAGTCTGTGATATACTGCTGGCGTTTCCAAGTGTCTTGTTGGCAATGGCAATTGTCATGGTAATGCAGCCGGGAATCTATACGCCTATGGTGGCGGTGGGGATCAGCTCCATACCCGTGTTTGCCCGCCTTGTGAGAGCACAGTTCATGTCACTTCGGGAGAGCTGCTTTGTGGAGGCTGTGCGCTCGGCGGGGGCGGGAGATCTGCGGATCATTTTCCGGCATCTGCTGCCGAATTCCATCGGTCCCATTATCATCCAGGCCACGCTCAGGATCGGTTCCTCCATATTGCTTGCGGCGACATTGAGTTTTTTGGGATTGGGCGCACAGCCGCCTACACCTGAGTGGGGAGCCATGTTGAGCGCTGCCAGAAATTATGTATGGACAGCCTCTTATCTTGCTTTGATTCCGGGTCTGGCCATCACCATCACCGTAGTGGCAGTGAATTTGATCGGAGATGCACTGCGGGACTATCTGGACCCCAGAACAAGAAATATGTAA
- a CDS encoding ABC transporter substrate-binding protein yields the protein MKKKIAAVLCCMAMTVSLLTGCGSGGDSGTDSAKEAKQKGTEASAKADAPKEEQEGTSAKDEVTIGFSNDADSWDPCTGFGYTGSPLYSSLVKVNGDDKLENDLATEYSVSEDALTWTFKIRDDVVFSNKEPLKASDVAFTFNTTKEKATYMDLTMLEECTAKDDTTVEFKLNKPCVTFIYTVAQIGIVPEKSYSDNFGLSAEETIGSGPYRLTQWDKGQQFIMEANENYYGEQPAIKKAVFLVQEEDARFVSAKAGDVDIALTSATIATNDIDGMHVEEVESVDNRGITLPTVPDEGKTTEDGYKIGNNITSDVNVRKALCYGIDREKIITEALNGFAKPAYTECDGMPWWNEDTVIDTDVDYAKQLLDEAGWKDEDGDGIREKDGTKLAFHLMYFAGDSMRQAVAMSVANQAKENMGFDITVEGVSADDTVKRMFSEPMIMGWGSDSPMTSYMLYHSSNAGKTDFYNPEFYTSEKTDEYLDKAMNSLTIEDSYQWWQKAQWDGETGTSMRGEAPWAFYVNMSHLYYVKDGLDIGKQRIHAHGAAWPLVANLAEWTWK from the coding sequence ATGAAGAAAAAGATTGCGGCAGTTCTCTGCTGTATGGCAATGACCGTATCCCTGCTTACAGGCTGCGGCAGCGGAGGGGATTCCGGTACGGATTCCGCAAAAGAGGCAAAACAGAAGGGGACGGAAGCGTCAGCCAAGGCGGATGCTCCCAAAGAAGAGCAGGAGGGGACTTCTGCAAAGGATGAAGTTACCATTGGATTTTCAAATGACGCGGATAGCTGGGACCCCTGCACCGGGTTCGGCTACACCGGTTCGCCTCTCTATTCCTCCCTGGTGAAAGTGAACGGAGATGACAAACTGGAAAATGACCTGGCCACAGAGTACAGTGTGAGCGAAGATGCACTGACCTGGACGTTTAAAATCAGGGATGACGTAGTATTTTCAAACAAAGAGCCGCTGAAGGCCTCAGACGTGGCTTTTACATTCAACACCACGAAAGAAAAGGCAACTTACATGGATCTTACCATGCTGGAGGAATGTACGGCAAAGGATGACACAACTGTAGAATTCAAGCTGAACAAGCCGTGTGTGACCTTTATCTATACAGTAGCCCAGATCGGGATCGTACCGGAAAAGTCATACAGCGATAATTTCGGACTGTCTGCTGAGGAGACCATTGGTTCCGGACCGTACAGGCTGACCCAGTGGGATAAAGGCCAGCAGTTTATCATGGAGGCCAATGAAAACTACTACGGGGAACAGCCGGCCATCAAAAAAGCAGTGTTCCTGGTACAGGAGGAGGATGCGCGGTTTGTATCTGCCAAAGCAGGGGATGTGGACATCGCACTTACCTCCGCGACCATTGCCACCAATGATATAGACGGCATGCACGTGGAAGAGGTGGAATCTGTGGACAACAGAGGGATCACGCTTCCCACCGTGCCGGATGAAGGTAAAACAACAGAAGATGGTTACAAGATTGGGAATAACATTACCTCAGATGTGAATGTCAGGAAGGCTCTGTGCTATGGCATTGACAGGGAAAAGATCATAACAGAGGCTTTAAACGGCTTTGCAAAACCGGCCTATACAGAGTGCGACGGTATGCCCTGGTGGAATGAGGATACTGTTATAGATACAGATGTGGACTATGCAAAACAGCTTCTGGATGAAGCGGGATGGAAGGACGAAGACGGCGACGGGATCCGTGAGAAAGACGGGACAAAGCTGGCCTTTCATCTGATGTATTTTGCAGGGGATTCCATGCGCCAGGCAGTTGCCATGTCCGTGGCAAATCAGGCAAAAGAGAATATGGGATTTGATATCACAGTGGAAGGCGTCAGCGCGGATGACACGGTGAAGAGAATGTTTTCAGAACCCATGATCATGGGCTGGGGTTCCGATAGTCCCATGACCTCCTATATGCTGTACCACAGCAGTAATGCGGGCAAGACGGATTTCTACAATCCTGAATTCTATACCAGCGAAAAGACAGATGAATATCTGGACAAGGCCATGAATTCCCTTACCATAGAGGATTCCTACCAGTGGTGGCAGAAGGCCCAGTGGGACGGTGAGACAGGTACATCTATGAGAGGTGAGGCGCCCTGGGCGTTCTATGTTAATATGTCACATCTCTACTATGTAAAGGATGGGCTGGATATAGGAAAACAGAGAATTCATGCGCACGGTGCGGCGTGGCCTCTGGTTGCCAACCTTGCAGAATGGACATGGAAATAA
- the nikB gene encoding nickel ABC transporter permease, with protein sequence MLKYIIKKIIFTCIVLVGAATCAFLLLHAIPGDTAEALAGPQATVEDVDNLRRAMELDQPLGKQYVSYMGNLLHGDLGYSYRTNKPVMEILRSAWPATLQLAVCSMIVAVLLGVPIGIFAAIHRGKIGDTIAMVAAFLGVSMPSFWLALLLIIEFSVNHNWFPFYGREGISSFVLPSLTLGLGVAANIARLTRTSMLEVLGQDYIRTAKGKGVKNRKIIWVHALRNAAVPVVTIIGLQFGVLLGGQVVTETVFSWPGIGRMIVDALNTRDLQIVQGGILILAVTFTLINLITDLVYALLDPRIRYS encoded by the coding sequence TTGCTGAAATATATTATAAAGAAAATCATTTTTACCTGCATTGTATTAGTGGGGGCTGCCACATGTGCCTTTCTGCTCCTCCACGCAATTCCGGGAGATACTGCGGAGGCGCTGGCAGGGCCGCAGGCAACCGTGGAGGATGTGGATAATCTGCGCCGTGCCATGGAGCTGGACCAGCCCTTAGGAAAGCAGTATGTGAGCTATATGGGGAATCTGCTCCACGGTGATTTGGGATACTCATACAGGACCAACAAGCCGGTTATGGAAATCCTCAGATCCGCGTGGCCGGCAACCCTTCAGCTTGCTGTGTGTAGTATGATCGTGGCAGTGCTGCTGGGCGTTCCCATCGGCATATTTGCAGCCATTCACAGGGGGAAGATAGGAGACACCATAGCCATGGTGGCTGCCTTTTTAGGGGTGTCCATGCCCTCGTTCTGGCTGGCGCTGCTTCTGATCATAGAATTTTCCGTGAACCATAACTGGTTTCCTTTCTACGGCAGAGAGGGGATTTCCAGTTTTGTCCTGCCGTCACTGACCCTGGGGCTTGGAGTGGCTGCCAATATCGCCAGGCTTACCAGAACCAGTATGCTGGAGGTTCTGGGACAGGACTATATAAGGACGGCAAAAGGAAAGGGCGTTAAAAACAGAAAGATCATATGGGTCCACGCGCTGAGAAATGCAGCAGTCCCTGTGGTCACTATCATCGGTCTGCAGTTTGGAGTGCTTCTTGGAGGGCAGGTTGTGACGGAAACTGTATTTTCATGGCCGGGTATCGGCAGGATGATCGTGGATGCACTCAACACAAGAGATCTGCAGATCGTGCAGGGAGGTATTTTGATCCTTGCGGTTACTTTTACATTGATCAATCTGATAACGGATCTGGTGTATGCACTGCTGGATCCTCGTATCAGGTATTCTTAG